A region of the Echeneis naucrates chromosome 15, fEcheNa1.1, whole genome shotgun sequence genome:
agacacacacacagacacacacacacacacacacacagtattaaACCACTATAAAAACGTGGCCTAGGTCCAAATAAGATAAAGTTTATACTCCGTCCTGATTGCAGCACACATCATAAAATGCCTGTCCCTCCTCTGAGCTGGGAATGTTTTCACATGAAGAGTAGTGACAATTATTGTTGATATCacttgttattattgttgttgtttgtgtgaggTTCAGGTGACAGCAATGGGGCAGATTTAATCCCATGAAGGAACAAAGTTagctcagatctggatcagtctgactttctgcctccttctgtgtgtttatccgtccattcacatcctccatctttgataatGACATCCAGAGTCACATCTCTACGTtggacactcctattggctccagtgggtgatgtccCAGTAAATCAGGGtgtccttcttttttttttaaataaaatttctttcatatatttttgAACTGACAgtgaagagacaaacagacCAAAGTTTACTGCAGCCTCTTTGTTACTTTGAGCATGTTTTTGTGAATATGTGTTAAAAACAGCCACTCCTTACCTTGTGAGTGTCTGCAGAGATGCTGGTCACACCTTTTACCCTGAAGTCAAATGGGGCGAGTGGATAACCAGCTTTGGCCATGAAGACAATGAGGAAACCTCCCAGACAGGCATCCACATGCAGCGGGAGGTTGTAGCGCACAGCCAGCTGGAATGCAGCGAGGGAAAGTGTCAGATATTCAATTTCCCTGTTTTTATTGGCAGAACTCcttaaaagaggagaaagaaataaaaagctgtcCGTCCTGACCTTTCCTACTTCCTCAACAGGATCCATGATTCCATGAGGAAACTGAGGTGCTGAGCACACAAGCATGGCTGTGTTCTTATTGATGGCTCTCCTCATGGCCTGGtaggagggtaaaaaaaaaaaaaaaaaaaggtggatttactgatgtcgaggagcagcagagaggcagcgAACATCGTCCACTAATCAACCATCCTCACCTTCACGTCCACTTTCATAGTTTTCTTGTCGAGGGGAATGTGAACCAGCTTCATCCCAAAGTAATGGGCAGCTTTGTTAAAAGCTGCGTGGACGCTCACAGGAGCGATGCTGCAGGAAGATAAGATGATGCATTAGAACGCCAGTGTGGAGGCAACAAGAGGGAGCGAGCAGGCAACAGATGTTACACATCTTACATTTCAGGGTATTCGACACCTCGCTCATACGCCATGTCCCTGTATGCCTTACAGGCCATCAGGATGCTCTCAGTTCCCCCTGAGGTGACCTGGACATGGCAGAAGCAGAGACACATCAAACTCAGTCCAGCCACATTTAGTCAACTGTCAGTACAGCTGCAGATATTAAGTCCTACATCTATAAAATCAGTGCCGTCTGGATTATTGGGTCATTTgcttctccaaaaaaaaaaaaaaaaaaaaaaaaaaaaagcactttccTATAACATTCAGATATTGTTAGATGGACCTGAACCAGAGCGACACATGCCGACACAGACAGATGGTCTGTAGGACCCTGGACCCTGACCTGAACTTACCGTGCCACAGGAGTCGGGCCCGCCTTGGAAAAGTGTGCACGCCATTCTAACAACCTCCGCCTCCATCTTTCTTACACCAGGAAAGATGTCTGGGTGAAGAGGATTGCTCCAGGCAAAATCTCCATATACCTGAGAGAACGAGGAGCAGGAACGCTTAAACTCCAGATCCTCAGAGCAGGGGGGCCgatattcattttcaaacacagcaaCTGAAGCGAGAACACTTTGAAAgtccagaaacacaaagacacaaacctTCACCAGGAGCTTGGTCAGCGATTCATCGCCCCAGTAAACTGCTCCTGACACACATCCTTTCTCCCACTGTACTTCATCTGCAAAGACACATTGACTCAGAAATCGCTGGTTTCCTCCAAAAAAGGGCAAAACACTGGAAACCCTCTGTGGGAACTCAGCTGTGCTGTGTAATGAACCATGAGAGAAAGATTGGCCACTTACTCAGAGTCTCATACTCTCTGATTTTGTCCAGCACTTGGCTCTGACTGAGACCTTTAGATGGCAGCTGCTTGGTGTAGCTCATCCCTTCCTTCAGCGTGCACAGACTGGCAGACATGTCATCCAGGGCCTTGTTCAACTGGCTCTGGATCTGTCAGGAGGAGAGGACACAGTTACTGTCTGATGCAGAACAACCAACAGGCGTAAAGAGCCTGACAGCACGCCCACTGTGCTATCAACACCGGTCAAATTTCTGATTAGATCTGAACGTGGTGACAATGAGTAACTGAACATTATCACCAGTGAATGTTGGTACGTTTGCCAAAGGTCTGACCCCCCTCCCGCATGCTGCACTCAGTCATCCAAGAATGACTCAAAGGAGACGAAGAGACAACATCTGTTGAGGAAACAGGGAACAGATTAACCACTGAAACTCACCGCCACGCCAACGAAGGGTATTTTTCTGATGATTCGAAAACACTGCTTCTTGATTCTGGACGTCAGACCTATCAGCCAGAAGGAAGAAAGGGGGGAGAGCAGCAGTTATGGTCAAACACTGGCACAGAATCAACCACGAACCATTAAACAGCTGACTCTGACCTATAATCAGAGAAAATCAGAGCTACACTGAAAAAGCATTTCATCCTGACCCTCAGAGCTCCAAAGATGGCAGCTCAGTGACTCCAAGCAGCTTTCACTCTCTGATCTGAGGTGTGACGGGTGCAGCTGAAGGAATTCAAGCATTGATTGACAGATCGTACAGCTAGAAAGGCTTGTTGATTGAAGGTATTTCACACACTAGAGGAACAAGTACTGAGCTCAGTGTAGCACACTGGGAAGACTTTAAAAGGCAACTTCCTTCGTTTCTCATAGCAAAGTAAATTACAGTTTGACTCAAGAGGCTTTGTGATTTAAAGACACGGCTATGCAGCTCATTTCTTGTGTATCATCTTCTGAGATTTTGTCAATTTCCTTCCCGATGTGTCGTGTGTGAAAATTACTTTCTCTCTGGAACAAGAAGCCTTTGACCCAGATGGCTCCCAAGGTGGTGATGAACGTCGCTCCGATGATCTGCCACGGCTCCAGGTCGGCACAACGCTGGTTGACCTGCCGCCGGCCCTCCTGCAGAtacagcaggatcatctccccGTACACCTCCAAGGCACCCTAACACACGAATATAACAACTGAATCAGCTGCCAACATAGACACAACATTTCATATGAAGAAAACAGGGAAGATCGAGGTGTAACAGTTTGTAAAAATTAATCACtgctcattatttcattttagaacATATCACAagtattttctcattttgataTGAGGAAGTGGAAGTTAGTCAcagttttaacatttgtttaaaaattgAGCTAAGAGTCAACTTTTTATTCCTTTCAGGCTTCTGCTGTTCTGTGAGCAGATAAAgactttttatttgtgcttatttattttatctaatgaccTTCAGTTCATTACACGGACTGTCTCCATTTTAGAATGTAAGAAAT
Encoded here:
- the sgpl1 gene encoding sphingosine-1-phosphate lyase 1 isoform X1; its protein translation is MDYWGALEVYGEMILLYLQEGRRQVNQRCADLEPWQIIGATFITTLGAIWVKGFLFQRESLTSRIKKQCFRIIRKIPFVGVAIQSQLNKALDDMSASLCTLKEGMSYTKQLPSKGLSQSQVLDKIREYETLNEVQWEKGCVSGAVYWGDESLTKLLVKVYGDFAWSNPLHPDIFPGVRKMEAEVVRMACTLFQGGPDSCGTVTSGGTESILMACKAYRDMAYERGVEYPEIIAPVSVHAAFNKAAHYFGMKLVHIPLDKKTMKVDVKAMRRAINKNTAMLVCSAPQFPHGIMDPVEEVGKLAVRYNLPLHVDACLGGFLIVFMAKAGYPLAPFDFRVKGVTSISADTHKYGYAPKGSSVILYSDKKYRHYQYFVAPDWQGGIYASPSVAGSRPGGIIAACWATMMHMGENGYVDATRQIVTTARRIKTEVRKVKGVFVFGDPEVSVVAIGSDVFDIFRLSNALTSKGWNLNTLQYPSSIHICCTVLHTQPGVADRFIHDVKEQVAIIMKNPKEKTTGMGAIYGMAQSIPDRSMVTEISRGFLDCLYSTEVANSNVSHMNGNGKAH
- the sgpl1 gene encoding sphingosine-1-phosphate lyase 1 isoform X2; this translates as MSLDGALEVYGEMILLYLQEGRRQVNQRCADLEPWQIIGATFITTLGAIWVKGFLFQRESLTSRIKKQCFRIIRKIPFVGVAIQSQLNKALDDMSASLCTLKEGMSYTKQLPSKGLSQSQVLDKIREYETLNEVQWEKGCVSGAVYWGDESLTKLLVKVYGDFAWSNPLHPDIFPGVRKMEAEVVRMACTLFQGGPDSCGTVTSGGTESILMACKAYRDMAYERGVEYPEIIAPVSVHAAFNKAAHYFGMKLVHIPLDKKTMKVDVKAMRRAINKNTAMLVCSAPQFPHGIMDPVEEVGKLAVRYNLPLHVDACLGGFLIVFMAKAGYPLAPFDFRVKGVTSISADTHKYGYAPKGSSVILYSDKKYRHYQYFVAPDWQGGIYASPSVAGSRPGGIIAACWATMMHMGENGYVDATRQIVTTARRIKTEVRKVKGVFVFGDPEVSVVAIGSDVFDIFRLSNALTSKGWNLNTLQYPSSIHICCTVLHTQPGVADRFIHDVKEQVAIIMKNPKEKTTGMGAIYGMAQSIPDRSMVTEISRGFLDCLYSTEVANSNVSHMNGNGKAH